A stretch of the Thermofilum adornatum genome encodes the following:
- the bgaS gene encoding beta-galactosidase BgaS: protein MFPKNFLWGVSLAGFQFEMGDPAGEALDPNTDWYVWVHDKYNIENKIVSGDLPENGIDYWHLYREDHALAQSIGLNAYRLNVEWSRIFPKPTFNVEVGIEEEEGIKTEIDISESDLEKLDELANKEALRHYRDIIMDLRQRNFYVILNLVHFTLPIWLHDPITSRATNAKKGPLGYADPRFPIEFAKFAAYIAKNFGDLVDTWSTFNEPSVVTESGFLTRKGKFPPGIFNFKAYKNAMINIAQAHFLAYHVIKKFDKVKAYPSSEAPASVGIIHNVVPSYPLNATKKSDIDASRVVHHLHNAWIPNSIVNGWIDLDFDLKQESGEIYEKYKGKLDWMGINYYSRAVVKGKFNILKPLIPFPAYPVLVKGYGFECTPDSQSLAGRPTTNFGWEIYPEGIVEAVKLMKNYNVPLMITENGIADRDDKYRPHYLAIHLKYLEDAIMNKEIQLNGYLHWALTDNYEWADGFRMRFGLIYVDLQTKKRQKRASADVFSKIIAEGTVPDEYVKAAKQVLKLGSNT from the coding sequence GTGTTCCCAAAGAATTTCCTGTGGGGTGTATCACTAGCAGGTTTCCAGTTTGAGATGGGAGACCCAGCAGGCGAAGCCTTGGATCCAAACACTGACTGGTATGTATGGGTTCACGACAAATACAACATTGAAAACAAAATAGTTAGTGGGGATTTGCCAGAAAACGGCATAGATTATTGGCACCTTTACAGGGAGGATCACGCCCTAGCACAGAGCATAGGTCTAAATGCCTACAGGCTGAACGTTGAGTGGAGCAGGATATTCCCTAAACCAACATTCAACGTAGAGGTAGGTATCGAGGAGGAGGAAGGCATAAAGACAGAAATAGACATATCCGAGTCTGATCTTGAAAAGCTAGACGAGCTCGCAAACAAGGAAGCGCTAAGACACTACCGCGACATCATAATGGATCTCAGACAGAGAAACTTCTACGTCATCCTGAACCTAGTTCATTTCACGCTTCCAATATGGCTCCACGACCCAATAACCTCGAGAGCCACAAATGCGAAAAAAGGTCCTCTAGGCTACGCTGACCCCAGATTCCCCATAGAGTTTGCAAAATTCGCCGCCTACATCGCTAAAAACTTTGGAGACCTTGTCGACACATGGTCAACATTCAACGAGCCAAGCGTTGTAACTGAGTCGGGATTCCTAACGAGAAAAGGAAAATTTCCACCTGGGATATTCAACTTCAAAGCATATAAAAACGCAATGATCAACATTGCCCAAGCACACTTCCTAGCATACCACGTCATCAAAAAATTTGACAAAGTAAAGGCCTATCCTAGCTCCGAAGCTCCGGCAAGCGTTGGGATCATACACAACGTTGTCCCATCCTACCCGTTAAACGCCACAAAGAAGTCAGACATAGATGCATCAAGGGTTGTACACCATCTGCACAACGCATGGATTCCCAACTCCATCGTAAATGGATGGATCGACCTAGACTTCGACCTCAAACAAGAATCGGGAGAAATCTATGAGAAATACAAGGGAAAACTCGACTGGATGGGCATCAATTACTATTCAAGGGCAGTCGTCAAAGGTAAATTCAACATACTAAAACCATTAATCCCATTCCCCGCATACCCAGTCCTAGTCAAGGGATACGGCTTCGAATGTACACCAGACTCACAAAGCCTAGCAGGCAGACCCACAACAAACTTTGGCTGGGAAATCTACCCAGAAGGAATAGTTGAAGCAGTAAAACTCATGAAAAACTACAATGTCCCACTCATGATCACCGAAAACGGAATCGCAGACCGCGACGACAAGTATAGACCACACTACCTGGCAATACACCTCAAATACCTAGAAGACGCAATAATGAACAAAGAAATACAGCTCAACGGGTACCTACACTGGGCACTCACAGACAACTATGAGTGGGCCGACGGCTTCAGAATGCGCTTCGGCCTCATCTACGTAGACCTACAGACAAAGAAACGACAAAAGAGGGCGAGCGCAGACGTCTTCTCAAAGATAATAGCAGAGGGCACAGTGCCAGACGAGTATGTAAAAGCGGCAAAACAAGTGCTTAAACTAGGCTCTAATACCTAA
- a CDS encoding helix-turn-helix transcriptional regulator has protein sequence MRRVAPALLVFLLALAYTVTCLPDEYVTLTVLESGLVRVDYSLKVNATSIYDVSLIGTPITELGIIVTDQSGNPLAYDINQTSNTITILALNCTRINISYYTQTITTFSKGIWSLQYNSPIESIVKLPKGSTLISMQPVPLAVSTSDSNLVLEFPSGSVSLSFAYIPQSISQDKTTPQTTPQVNKQPASTQNGSSLAPGKPSQTSTQIFSAETIGIALAILLFAGIAMFYLLKRRNGNLSEEDREIIELLKKMGGGMFQSEIGQYVKMPTTTLWRRIKKLQELGYVKVEKVGGKNYVRLLRY, from the coding sequence ATGCGTAGAGTTGCCCCTGCGCTACTCGTGTTTTTGTTGGCTTTAGCTTATACTGTTACATGTTTGCCCGATGAATATGTCACGCTCACTGTTCTGGAAAGTGGCTTAGTCAGGGTAGACTATTCGTTAAAGGTCAATGCTACAAGTATATATGATGTTTCCCTTATAGGTACACCTATAACTGAGCTAGGCATCATAGTTACTGATCAATCCGGAAACCCATTAGCATACGACATCAACCAGACAAGTAACACTATTACCATTCTTGCCCTTAACTGCACGAGAATAAATATCAGCTATTATACCCAGACCATAACGACTTTTTCCAAAGGTATATGGAGTCTCCAGTATAATTCGCCCATAGAAAGCATTGTGAAGCTTCCAAAAGGATCCACTTTAATTTCTATGCAACCCGTACCCCTAGCCGTATCTACTTCTGACTCTAACCTCGTCCTCGAGTTTCCCAGTGGAAGCGTGTCTTTATCCTTTGCATACATACCGCAAAGTATCTCACAGGATAAAACCACGCCGCAAACAACTCCACAAGTAAACAAACAGCCAGCCTCTACACAGAACGGGTCATCTCTAGCCCCAGGCAAGCCAAGCCAAACATCCACTCAAATATTCAGCGCTGAAACAATAGGTATAGCATTGGCTATATTATTGTTTGCGGGAATAGCTATGTTCTATTTGCTTAAGAGGAGGAATGGTAACCTTTCGGAGGAAGATAGAGAAATAATAGAGCTTCTAAAGAAAATGGGCGGGGGCATGTTTCAGTCAGAAATTGGTCAATACGTGAAGATGCCGACAACAACGCTGTGGCGCCGTATAAAGAAGCTGCAGGAACTTGGATACGTGAAGGTAGAAAAAGTTGGCGGAAAAAATTATGTCAGGCTTCTTAGGTATTAG